TTTCGAGAATCCTCATTATGTACATATCACAAACTTAACATTCAAGCTTGCCACAGAAAACTTAGGCCATTGCAGAGTAACTATAGAACACCTTAAAATCAACACAATTGGCTAGCAGTTTCATATACAAAATTCAAGTTACAAGCAAGGTCGGATTACAACCAGCTTCCCTCGACCGACCCCAATCGCATCTCAATCAACCGAACATTAAACTCCCCATCACTGACCTTCAGCATCTCCcgcaaaggaagagaaaagcCGTGCTCAACTAACAATCTATGCCTGGGCTTAATCTTGCCCTCCAAGCTAAACGAAAAGTACTGAGGAAACCTCTTCAGCTCTGCAATATCtttcttcatttccttcaaAAGGAACTCAACTTTAGGCttgtaattgttttttatgcTAAAAGTCAACAACCCAGGTGACCTTATCACCATGTTGACCACCTCCTCATAGCTAAGCCCCAAGCTCTGCAAATACTGAATCTTGGGCAAAAGGGTACCTTCAACGCTCGAAACCAACAGCAATGTCGTCTGGCAAGTGATCGAACTCCGACCCACGAACCCCAATTCGGTCAAGAACTTCAATGCGGGCCGCAATTGGTCGTCTACGTCGCAGACCAGGAGTCTAGGGCACCGAATCATGGACTTTCGTATATCGGGGAAGGGGATTAGGACCTCGTTGAGTAGAAAATCGAAGATTGGATAGAGATGGGTGTGCGGGTCCACAGTGAGAAGCTGCGGGTACATGTCGAGGATCCGACCGAAAGCTGAGCGCTCGATGCCCATGGAGGAGAGGCAGTTCTCGACGGTCTTGAGGGAGGATATAGGGCAGGAGCGGAAATCTGGGTTGAGTTGGAGGGCTTTTTGGGAATTGACGTTGAGGTGGGTTTCTAAGTAGAGGACCTTTTCCCGGAAAAGGAGGCCGGAATCGGAAGTGTTTGGGTGGTGGGAAAGTGGGGGGTAATTTGGGGAATTGAGGGTTGGCCTGAGGGAGTTGGAGAGCGATTTGGGTgttttagggttagggtttttggAGGGTTTTGGAGATGGGATCAGAGACCCTtgaggaagaaggaagagcGTTTGAGGTTGGAGCCGTATCATGGTGTTGTGGACACTGTGTGAGCGGGCAGAGCAAGGTGGACAGGCCTTTATCCAGAGCTCCCGAGGATGTACAAAACGACATGCGATTGGATGTTTTTAAGAggaacaaaatcaaaaaggattaatcgttttattagttcTTGAATTTAGATTCGATTTGCATTtaagtattttaatttttaaaataattctcttggtcttttaattttagttttgtttggATAAATGGTCTTgctgtcaattttgttaacttttctgttaagTGCATGgacaaaatggtatttttatatcaaaattgattaaaatatgaataaaaagtaaaaaaaactataaaattaaaattaaactatctctctcctcctctatcccgatttctactccccacaaacttgatttttcttttttttattggttttttatttgattttcttttattgttattttaaagatatgatttttttattcatttttttagttttaatataaaaataccattttgcccctgcatttaacaagaaaagttaacaaaattgacggtaggaccatttgtccaaatgaaactaaagttaaaggaccacgaTAACTATTTTAggaattgaggtactcaaatgcaaatcaagTCAAAattcagggactaataaaactaTTAACCCAAATGAAAAAccttaataaaaagaaagttcaaaatccaatccaatttccCAAATTATGGATGTAATCTAGTCTAATCTGTAggaaaattgaatttaaaGTGTTATAGATATTTGAAATAAGTATactattaataatttaagtgCTTATGATGAAATTATGTAATACACTACGGATTTCGAGCCTCTGCATTTAGCTACTGTGCATTTACCCGCATTTCATTACATCCAAGCCATTCTAATAATCTAACTTCTTAAGAGATGCCACATCATCAAgctttgagtttttttatatctAAATTGACGTTGAGCTAGCGTTAATGctcttaatattttttttatgcctTCGTGCCTTGAGCGTCTTCACCTGGGTTGAGTTTCTGCTTTGTGATGTAATGGAAAAACTCCCATGTttgcaaaaaatttcaattcccAACAAATCAAGTaaaattagtttttcttttcttccagttcacatatttttttccttcgcATTTTGGGAAGAAAGAGCGATGCCAATGGAAGTTTATATGATTCCTTGAGTTTGAATTTCAATAGCtaccttcttcttcctccacaTGATAAGCAAAACCTTGTGTTGATGTCTTTCAATCAaaagaggaaggaaaaaaatttgtgcaaagaaaaaaagaaaagaagaatagaAAAACTAGTTTTACCTTATTGGAATTGAAACTCTCTCAATAATGGGCAATATTAATTCACTGAATTACAAAGAAATGAGAAAGCCGTACGATGAACAACCGGAGAAGAAATACACTCAAACCAGGCTAAACACTCAAAATTGAAGGCATAAAACgtgagttaaaaaaaaaaactcaaacttgatgatgtggcatgtTTTAAGCATTTAGATTATTAGGATGACTTGGATATAGCGAAATGCGGGAAAATGCATGATAACTAAATATAGAGGTTCGGAATCCAGTACACTACGTAATTACAATACCTCTTAcatcaaatatttatttatttttaatatttttatttcattaaagTGTATGTGAAAtgtaaatattaaattttaatttggaaaCTAGTTCGTTTTAGAGTGCTTTTGGAATTATCAAATGCGCTTTGATGATGTTTTAAACGGT
The window above is part of the Prunus dulcis chromosome 1, ALMONDv2, whole genome shotgun sequence genome. Proteins encoded here:
- the LOC117614391 gene encoding transcription termination factor MTEF1, chloroplastic, which produces MIRLQPQTLFLLPQGSLIPSPKPSKNPNPKTPKSLSNSLRPTLNSPNYPPLSHHPNTSDSGLLFREKVLYLETHLNVNSQKALQLNPDFRSCPISSLKTVENCLSSMGIERSAFGRILDMYPQLLTVDPHTHLYPIFDFLLNEVLIPFPDIRKSMIRCPRLLVCDVDDQLRPALKFLTELGFVGRSSITCQTTLLLVSSVEGTLLPKIQYLQSLGLSYEEVVNMVIRSPGLLTFSIKNNYKPKVEFLLKEMKKDIAELKRFPQYFSFSLEGKIKPRHRLLVEHGFSLPLREMLKVSDGEFNVRLIEMRLGSVEGSWL